CCCAGAGCTGGTTGAGCCGTTGCTCGCCTTGGCTCGGGAGGAAACCCGGCACTTTCACGAGGTACATGTTCGGCTCGGCACGCGTGGCCAGACCTTGGGGAAGCCGAGCTCGGATGGCTATGTCCGCAGTCTGCATGCTATGACCAAAATGGAACATCCCGAGGTGCCCGCCCTGCTCGACCGACTACTGGTAGCCGCACTTGTGGAGGGGCGTTCGTGTGAGCGATTCAAGCTGCTTTCGAAGCACCTGGCTGACGCACAGCTGCGCAGGTTCTACCGCGAGCTCATGGCCGCCGAGGCCCGCCATTTCCGCCTCTTCATCGGATTGACCGAAGGCCGCTTTGGACGCGAGACGACCCGGAAGCGACTTGCCACCTTGATCGAGCGAGAGGCGATATTGGCCCAGACGCTCCCGCTGGCCCCTCGGATCCACGGATGAGCAAGCACAGGTTCCGGAACGAGGCCGCTCGCGGCGCCACGCAGGACCTGGCGCCCACGGCCGCCCACATGGAGGACAGCCGTTGGTCTCGGATTGCAGCCAACGTGAAGACCATCGCGGGAGCCGTGCTGTTGGCGCTCGCCATTCGCACGATGCTCTTCGAGGCCTTCGAGATCGAAGGCCCCTCGATGGAGCCCACACTGCTCAACGGCGATCGCGTCGTCGTCGCGAAGTACGTCTACGGCCTGTTCCTGCCGCTGCGCGAAGAGGCGGAGGTCACCTGGGGCGCACCCGATCTTGGAGACGTGGTCATCATCAAGAGCCCCGCAGACGGTGTCGACATCGTCAAACGCGTCATCGGACTACCCGGCGACGTCATCGAGATGCGCGACGAAGTGGTTCACCGCAACGGCAAACCGATAGAAACCCGCGAGCTTGGCAGCTGCAAAGTGGGACGCGGCGCACTGCAAGCGCATTGCCGTTGGCGCGACAACGAATTGAACGGCCGGCACTTCACAACCAGCAGCGCTGGCCACATCTTCGACTCCACCCGCATGACGGTGCCCCGAGAGCACGTGTTCGTGCTGGGAGATCATCGAGACAGCTCGAACGACAGCCGCGCCATCGGTCCGATTCCCGTGAACCGCATCAAGGGCAAAGCGCTCGCCATCTACTGGTCGTCCGGAGACGACGGCCTGCGCACCGCGCGTATGTTCAACAGCGTGCGCTGAGATCGCCCCGGACCGATGAGCCGTTTCGATCAGCTACGACGCACTCGTCTAAGAGCGGAGAAAGGCACCATCGTCCGGGACGCACCCACGCGGGTGGCGCTGGTCTACCCGAGCCCCTACCACGTGGGCATGTCGTCGCTGGGCTTTCAGTCGATCTACCGCGAGCTCAACGGCCGCAGCCAAACCGTGGCCGAACGCGCGTTTCTGCCTGACCGACAGGCCGCTGCAGGGGCAGGCGAGGCGCTGCGCACCTACGAATCGGCCCGGCCGGTGTCGGACTTTGCCATTGTCGCGATCTCGGTCGCCTACGAGCTGGAGCTGGCCGGTGTGGCTCAAGTGCTCGAGTTGTCGGGAATTCCCCCGTTGGCACGCGACCGGAAGCCTCATCACGGTTTTGTGTTGTGTGGCGGCCCGCTGACGTTCTCGAATCCCCTGCCGCTAACGCCTTTCGCTGACGCCATCTTGCTCGGCGAAGCCGACGAGGCGATACACCAGGCGATCGATATTCTGGAGCAGTGCCCCGACCGGAATCGAGCCGGTCGCTTGCTCGCGCAGCATATCCCCTCCTGCCACGTACCAGCCCTTCACGGCGACCAGCTGCCCGTGATGGGTCGCTGCGACGACGCCTGCCTGCCGGC
This genomic stretch from Pseudomonadota bacterium harbors:
- the lepB gene encoding signal peptidase I, whose amino-acid sequence is MSKHRFRNEAARGATQDLAPTAAHMEDSRWSRIAANVKTIAGAVLLALAIRTMLFEAFEIEGPSMEPTLLNGDRVVVAKYVYGLFLPLREEAEVTWGAPDLGDVVIIKSPADGVDIVKRVIGLPGDVIEMRDEVVHRNGKPIETRELGSCKVGRGALQAHCRWRDNELNGRHFTTSSAGHIFDSTRMTVPREHVFVLGDHRDSSNDSRAIGPIPVNRIKGKALAIYWSSGDDGLRTARMFNSVR
- a CDS encoding tRNA 2-methylthio-N6-isopentenyl adenosine(37) hydroxylase MiaE, whose product is MLGLLQATDPRWARIAEQDLDLLLSDHAHCELKAAHSALSLVARYGGEAPELVEPLLALAREETRHFHEVHVRLGTRGQTLGKPSSDGYVRSLHAMTKMEHPEVPALLDRLLVAALVEGRSCERFKLLSKHLADAQLRRFYRELMAAEARHFRLFIGLTEGRFGRETTRKRLATLIEREAILAQTLPLAPRIHG